One genomic window of Moorella glycerini includes the following:
- a CDS encoding 4Fe-4S dicluster domain-containing protein translates to MPAGELEAVINKIAAAGVVGAGGGGFPTALKLKTSPPIQTVIINGAECEPLLKVDQELMARHPTELLATLATLVRATGAQTGVIALKEKYREAHAALAGEINNYPGLKLHLLPDVYPVGDEHLLTSSVTGRTIPPGGLPLQAGAVVLNVETLYNIHRALAGQPVTHKYVTVTGAVRQPLTLAVPLGTPVGELLALAGGPLADEYVLIAGGPCMGKVTSINAPVTKTTKGILVLPPDHPLAASYQRDLNRELRLALQVCCQCQQCTDFCPRHLLGHPLEPHRVMRAVTYGLADITLPRALLCSECGLCDLYACPFNLSPRQVNRKIKAELQQKGFRPGPWQATTPSPFREGRQVPTQSLISRLGLKEYYARPVTFREGNITVNQVSLPLKQSAGAAPEPVVKPDDWVTAGELLARIRGDTPGANLHASISGIIVAVNGNITIQGGVNHGDH, encoded by the coding sequence ATGCCTGCCGGCGAACTGGAAGCCGTCATAAATAAAATAGCCGCTGCCGGTGTGGTCGGGGCCGGCGGGGGCGGGTTCCCCACCGCCTTGAAACTGAAGACCAGCCCCCCCATCCAGACCGTTATCATCAACGGGGCCGAGTGCGAACCCTTACTTAAAGTCGACCAGGAACTCATGGCCCGCCATCCGACCGAACTCCTGGCCACTTTAGCCACCCTTGTCCGCGCCACCGGCGCCCAAACAGGGGTTATAGCCCTCAAAGAAAAATACCGGGAGGCCCATGCGGCCCTGGCGGGGGAGATTAACAATTACCCGGGCCTGAAGCTCCACCTCCTGCCGGACGTCTACCCCGTGGGCGACGAGCACTTATTAACCTCTAGCGTTACCGGCCGAACAATCCCGCCGGGAGGTTTGCCCTTGCAGGCCGGGGCGGTAGTTCTAAACGTCGAGACTTTATACAACATCCACCGCGCCCTGGCAGGCCAGCCTGTAACCCATAAATACGTCACCGTCACCGGCGCCGTGAGGCAGCCCCTCACCCTGGCCGTTCCCCTGGGAACCCCGGTGGGGGAGCTCCTGGCCCTGGCCGGCGGACCGCTGGCAGACGAATATGTGCTTATCGCCGGCGGCCCCTGCATGGGTAAGGTGACCAGCATCAATGCGCCGGTTACCAAGACCACCAAGGGCATCCTTGTCCTGCCCCCGGACCACCCCCTGGCCGCCAGTTACCAGCGGGATCTAAACCGGGAGCTGAGACTCGCCCTCCAGGTCTGCTGCCAGTGCCAGCAGTGCACGGACTTTTGCCCGCGGCACCTTTTGGGGCATCCCCTGGAACCCCACCGGGTCATGCGTGCCGTGACCTATGGCCTGGCCGATATAACCCTGCCGCGGGCCCTGCTTTGCAGCGAGTGCGGCCTCTGCGACCTCTACGCCTGCCCATTCAACCTCTCCCCGCGGCAGGTCAACAGGAAAATCAAGGCCGAGCTGCAGCAGAAGGGTTTCCGGCCCGGCCCCTGGCAGGCTACCACTCCTTCCCCTTTCCGGGAAGGGCGGCAGGTACCTACTCAAAGTCTCATCAGCCGCTTGGGCTTAAAAGAATACTACGCCCGCCCGGTGACTTTCCGGGAAGGAAACATCACGGTCAACCAGGTGTCCCTGCCCTTAAAGCAAAGCGCCGGGGCCGCGCCGGAGCCGGTAGTCAAACCGGACGACTGGGTTACAGCGGGGGAACTTTTAGCTCGTATCCGGGGCGATACCCCGGGTGCCAACCTCCACGCCAGCATCAGCGGCATCATCGTTGCTGTCAATGGCAATATCACCATCCAGGGAGGAGTTAACCATGGTGATCATTGA
- the pduL gene encoding phosphate propanoyltransferase, with protein sequence MSTAALIDLITREVMAELKERRGKTAAAGTAAHSTPAAKRVPVLVSARHVHLAQKEIDILFGPGYQLTKRNDLYQPGEFAANEVVTLVGRNLRSLTNVRILGPVRDRTQVEISRTDAITLGIPAPVRRSGDLAGSAPITLVGPRGSVTLREGAIIANRHIHMSPVEAEKWGLQDNDEVTVRTIKSDRPTIFGGVQVRVSPKFKLVMHIDTDDANAAGLQCGDEVEIR encoded by the coding sequence ATGTCCACTGCTGCCCTTATCGATTTAATCACCAGGGAAGTTATGGCCGAACTGAAGGAACGCCGGGGTAAAACCGCCGCGGCCGGTACGGCAGCCCATTCCACCCCGGCGGCCAAACGTGTTCCCGTACTCGTATCTGCTCGCCATGTCCACCTGGCCCAGAAGGAGATCGACATCCTCTTCGGGCCCGGCTACCAGCTGACCAAACGGAACGACCTCTACCAGCCGGGAGAATTTGCCGCCAACGAAGTCGTCACCCTGGTAGGGCGCAACTTGCGGTCCCTCACCAACGTCCGCATCCTGGGGCCGGTGCGCGACCGCACCCAGGTAGAGATCTCCCGCACCGACGCCATAACCTTAGGCATCCCGGCGCCGGTGCGCCGTTCCGGGGACCTGGCCGGTTCCGCCCCCATTACCCTGGTCGGTCCCCGGGGTTCCGTTACCTTGCGGGAAGGGGCTATTATCGCCAACCGCCACATCCACATGAGCCCGGTCGAAGCGGAAAAATGGGGCCTTCAAGACAACGACGAAGTCACCGTGCGCACCATTAAATCCGACCGGCCCACCATCTTCGGTGGCGTCCAGGTACGGGTCAGCCCCAAGTTCAAGCTCGTCATGCACATCGACACCGACGATGCCAATGCCGCCGGGCTGCAGTGCGGTGACGAAGTAGAAATCAGGTGA
- a CDS encoding acetate/propionate family kinase: MQILALNCGGSSIKYKVFSMPEEKVMVRGSVERIGSRETTLRHQDLTGEAAEYRKHLPRGDYGEALAEILKLLQPHRLEAVGHRVVHGGASLRRPARIDAAVLATLKACCQLAPLHNPANIAGIEAVSRLLPDIPQVAVCDNTFHLSLPPRAYLYGLPYEYYERYGLRRYGFHGITFTYMVNRAAEFLGRDLQELKIVSLMLGSGTTANACCCGESIDVSTGFTPTEGLLQSTRCGDVDPGALVYLLRQEGLSPDALEEVINKKGGWLGIAGVSNDYRAVEEAARQGHERARLALDVLAYRAKKYIGAYAAAMGGIDVLIFSGGIGEKSSGLRREICRGLEFLGIELDAERNENGSDDRLISSPEAKVQVLVVHTDEEVMIARETVKVLAGEEPSGAARSSGAPW; encoded by the coding sequence GTGCAAATTCTGGCTTTAAACTGTGGGGGTTCATCGATTAAGTATAAAGTTTTTTCCATGCCGGAAGAAAAAGTAATGGTCCGGGGCAGCGTGGAACGCATCGGCAGCCGGGAAACCACCCTGCGGCATCAAGATTTAACAGGGGAGGCGGCTGAGTACCGGAAGCATTTACCCCGGGGCGACTATGGCGAAGCCCTGGCAGAAATCCTCAAGTTATTGCAGCCTCACCGGCTGGAGGCCGTCGGCCACCGGGTGGTCCACGGCGGCGCGAGCCTCCGCCGGCCGGCCCGCATTGATGCTGCTGTCCTGGCCACTTTAAAGGCCTGCTGCCAGCTGGCCCCCCTGCACAACCCGGCCAACATTGCAGGTATCGAGGCCGTAAGCAGGCTTTTGCCGGATATACCCCAAGTGGCCGTCTGCGACAACACCTTCCACCTGAGCCTGCCGCCCCGGGCCTATCTCTACGGCCTCCCCTACGAATATTACGAGCGTTACGGCCTGCGCCGTTACGGTTTCCACGGCATCACCTTTACCTATATGGTCAACCGGGCCGCTGAATTTCTAGGGCGGGACCTGCAGGAACTAAAGATTGTTTCCCTCATGCTCGGCAGTGGTACCACGGCCAATGCCTGCTGCTGCGGGGAATCCATCGACGTCTCCACCGGCTTTACGCCCACGGAGGGATTGCTCCAGTCGACCCGCTGCGGCGATGTCGACCCCGGCGCCCTTGTTTATCTCCTGCGGCAGGAAGGCCTGTCACCTGATGCCCTGGAGGAAGTAATCAACAAAAAAGGCGGCTGGTTGGGTATCGCCGGCGTCAGCAACGATTACCGGGCAGTGGAAGAAGCCGCCCGGCAGGGGCATGAACGGGCCCGCCTGGCCCTGGACGTCCTGGCCTACCGGGCGAAAAAATATATCGGCGCCTACGCGGCGGCCATGGGCGGGATTGACGTCCTGATTTTCTCCGGCGGCATCGGCGAAAAGAGCAGCGGCCTGCGCCGGGAAATCTGCCGCGGCCTGGAGTTCCTGGGTATCGAGCTGGATGCTGAACGCAATGAAAACGGGAGCGATGACCGCCTGATCTCGAGCCCGGAAGCCAAAGTCCAGGTCCTGGTAGTACACACCGACGAAGAAGTCATGATCGCCCGGGAAACTGTAAAGGTGCTGGCCGGAGAAGAGCCCTCCGGGGCGGCGAGATCGTCAGGTGCGCCCTGGTGA
- a CDS encoding cyclase family protein — protein MRIYDISMPIYQGMPVYKNRAEKQPQTEITRDYENGVRETRWLLDTHTGTHIDAPAHVIPGGATTAELDLSVLIGSCLVLDLTAVNDRITAGDLAGQPVRAGDFILLKTKNSWAAGNEADFIYLDAGAAAHLAKAGVRGVGLDALGVERDQPGYPTHRTLLEQGIVIIEGLRLKEVPPGTYQMLALPLRILGAEAAPARVVLLEIE, from the coding sequence TTGCGTATCTACGACATATCCATGCCCATATACCAAGGCATGCCGGTCTACAAAAACAGGGCGGAGAAGCAGCCGCAAACGGAAATCACCCGCGACTATGAAAACGGCGTGCGGGAAACGCGCTGGCTCCTGGATACCCACACCGGGACCCATATCGATGCCCCCGCCCATGTGATCCCCGGCGGGGCTACGACAGCAGAACTGGACCTATCGGTTTTAATCGGCTCCTGCCTGGTGCTGGACCTAACGGCAGTCAACGACCGCATTACGGCCGGGGACCTGGCGGGCCAGCCGGTCCGGGCCGGCGACTTTATCCTGTTGAAAACTAAAAACTCCTGGGCTGCCGGAAATGAAGCCGACTTTATCTACCTGGATGCCGGGGCCGCTGCCCACCTGGCTAAAGCAGGGGTTCGCGGAGTCGGCCTGGATGCCCTGGGGGTGGAGCGGGACCAGCCTGGTTACCCAACCCACCGGACCTTGTTAGAGCAAGGGATTGTTATCATCGAGGGCCTCAGATTGAAAGAGGTACCTCCTGGCACTTATCAGATGCTGGCCCTGCCCCTCCGTATCCTGGGAGCGGAAGCAGCCCCGGCCCGGGTCGTCCTACTGGAGATAGAGTAG
- a CDS encoding type II toxin-antitoxin system MqsA family antitoxin produces the protein MTKCPLCGSKVRPKKVRVENWWGDKLTLVENVPAWVCEECGEQYYDAETTLQLEEIRKEHMKPKRIIEVPVYDFREPVQRRAKV, from the coding sequence ATGACTAAATGCCCGCTTTGCGGTAGTAAGGTCAGGCCAAAAAAAGTCCGGGTGGAGAACTGGTGGGGTGATAAACTCACCCTGGTAGAAAATGTCCCCGCATGGGTATGCGAGGAATGTGGTGAGCAGTATTATGATGCGGAAACAACTCTGCAGCTGGAGGAAATCCGAAAGGAACACATGAAACCTAAACGGATTATTGAAGTACCAGTATACGATTTTCGTGAGCCGGTGCAGCGTCGGGCAAAGGTATAA
- a CDS encoding aldehyde ferredoxin oxidoreductase family protein, protein MERQILRVNLSDGSIRQEDIPAKVCRDFIGGRPLAARYLYGELAAGVGPLSPENILIFSAGPLAGSGARGVNRWLAVTKSPLSGGFIRSVGGSDFGTWLHGAGYEILLLTGQAAEPVYLYLGPRGQVELRPAQDLWGQGTEATQAELRWRYGQGARVACIGPAGENLVRYASIVSNHSTAARGGVGTVMGVKKLKAIVVDSEPDIPAADRELWSRLLERQRELIDRRDQRAPLPGAIKGAILPTRNFQGAWQADVDTVNQPHLLERGGPEFQTCWALGVNPGHFEPDLVAAANERCNDLGLDTVSTGGSIAFAYELQQRGLLKAEGFDLGWERPEATLELIRMIAYRAGIGDLLAEGVRRAAEYTGSGAAEYAMTIKGIEMPGYDPRVRPLHGLGIVVSALGGSYCYGKSLHAGLFAADREGEDLVDQVSRIHETTVALETGIGCLFAHLGGWLPLELMTAMLTAVTGTELALEEIHMAAARSLTLERAFNLREGLGREADTLPARFLREGIVAGEIKAGPFTNLPELVQAYYRRRGWDDQGRPAPATLDRLGLELVRLDQPRDFKVAFSRELI, encoded by the coding sequence ATGGAGCGGCAAATTTTACGGGTAAATCTAAGCGACGGCAGCATCCGCCAGGAGGATATACCGGCAAAGGTATGCCGTGACTTTATCGGCGGACGGCCCCTGGCGGCCAGATATCTTTATGGCGAACTGGCCGCGGGAGTAGGACCCTTAAGCCCGGAGAATATTTTAATCTTTAGCGCCGGTCCCCTGGCCGGCAGCGGGGCCAGGGGGGTTAACCGCTGGCTGGCGGTGACCAAAAGCCCTTTAAGCGGCGGCTTTATCCGTTCCGTGGGCGGCAGCGACTTCGGTACCTGGCTCCACGGCGCCGGGTACGAAATACTCCTCCTGACCGGCCAGGCGGCTGAGCCCGTTTACCTCTATTTGGGGCCTCGGGGACAGGTGGAACTGCGACCGGCACAAGACCTCTGGGGCCAGGGGACAGAGGCTACCCAGGCCGAGCTGCGCTGGCGTTATGGCCAGGGGGCGCGGGTGGCCTGCATCGGCCCGGCGGGGGAAAACCTGGTGCGCTATGCCAGCATAGTGAGTAACCACAGTACGGCCGCTCGCGGCGGGGTGGGTACCGTCATGGGAGTCAAAAAACTTAAAGCCATTGTCGTAGACTCCGAACCGGATATACCTGCGGCTGACAGGGAGCTCTGGTCCCGGCTGCTGGAGCGACAGCGGGAATTGATTGACCGCCGGGATCAACGGGCGCCTTTGCCGGGGGCTATAAAGGGTGCCATTTTACCTACCCGCAATTTCCAGGGCGCCTGGCAGGCGGATGTTGATACGGTTAACCAGCCTCACCTCCTGGAGCGAGGAGGACCGGAGTTCCAGACCTGCTGGGCCCTGGGAGTCAACCCTGGTCATTTCGAGCCGGACCTGGTGGCGGCAGCCAACGAACGCTGCAACGACCTGGGCCTGGACACGGTCTCCACCGGGGGCAGTATTGCCTTTGCCTATGAACTGCAGCAGCGGGGTTTACTTAAAGCTGAGGGCTTTGACCTGGGCTGGGAACGGCCGGAAGCCACCCTGGAATTGATCCGCATGATCGCCTACCGGGCCGGCATCGGCGACCTCCTGGCCGAGGGGGTGCGCCGGGCGGCAGAATATACCGGCTCCGGGGCGGCGGAATACGCCATGACCATCAAAGGGATTGAGATGCCGGGTTATGACCCGCGGGTGCGCCCCCTCCACGGCCTGGGGATAGTCGTTTCGGCCCTGGGTGGCAGTTATTGCTATGGCAAGTCACTTCACGCCGGGCTCTTTGCTGCCGACCGGGAAGGGGAAGACCTGGTGGACCAGGTAAGCCGCATCCACGAGACGACAGTAGCCCTGGAAACAGGTATCGGCTGCCTCTTTGCCCACCTGGGCGGCTGGCTGCCCCTGGAACTGATGACCGCAATGTTGACGGCCGTTACCGGTACGGAACTGGCCCTGGAGGAAATCCATATGGCCGCCGCAAGGAGCCTTACCCTGGAGCGGGCCTTCAACCTGCGGGAGGGCCTGGGCCGGGAAGCCGATACCCTGCCGGCCAGGTTCCTGCGAGAAGGTATTGTTGCCGGGGAGATTAAAGCTGGGCCCTTTACCAATTTGCCAGAATTAGTGCAGGCTTATTACCGCCGCCGCGGCTGGGATGATCAGGGACGCCCGGCGCCAGCCACCCTGGACCGCCTGGGCCTGGAACTGGTGCGCCTGGACCAGCCCCGGGACTTCAAGGTAGCCTTCAGCCGGGAGTTAATATAA
- the zwf gene encoding glucose-6-phosphate dehydrogenase — protein sequence MAPERPDNSLLVIFGGTGDLARRKLYPALFNLFVDGFLPPALRVIAVGRRDFTRDSFRQEILLPSLQTFSRRASDLDAHFEPFASRLHYFRTDIYDPEGYTLLRQFLAELEEAAGCQGNRIFYLAVAPEHFGSVVRSLKETGLVPARGWQRVVIEKPFGHDLPSAAELNRQLRAAFSEEEIYRIDHYLGKEMIQNIMVIRFANTFFEPVWNNKYIDHVQITSAETVGVADRGGYYDRAGALRDMVQNHLLQLVTLVAMEPPASLATEAIRDEKVKVLRSLKPLDAAAVSRNVIRGQYGGGEIDGQVVPPYRREKEVASDSTTETFVALKLFIENFRWAGVPFYLRTGKRLPVKVTEIILQFKSLPDILYFKEYGELRPNLLVIRVQPLEGVYVQLNAKRPGNNNYIVPIRLDFCQNCEVGVNSPEAYERLLYDVMRGDPTLFTRWDEVEAAWRFVDPIAAAWTARPPLFPNYAAGQWGPPAARELLIRDGRHWWQEDELLPERG from the coding sequence ATGGCCCCGGAACGGCCGGACAACAGTTTGCTGGTGATCTTCGGTGGCACGGGAGATCTCGCCCGGCGCAAGCTTTACCCGGCTTTATTCAACCTTTTTGTCGATGGTTTCCTGCCGCCTGCCCTGCGGGTAATAGCTGTGGGCCGGCGCGATTTTACCCGGGATAGCTTCCGGCAGGAGATATTACTGCCGTCCCTGCAGACCTTTTCCCGCCGCGCCTCTGACCTGGACGCCCATTTTGAGCCCTTCGCCAGCCGTCTGCATTATTTCCGGACCGACATTTATGACCCGGAGGGGTACACCCTCCTGCGGCAATTCCTGGCGGAACTGGAGGAGGCGGCTGGTTGCCAGGGCAACCGCATTTTTTACCTGGCCGTGGCCCCGGAACACTTTGGCTCCGTGGTCCGGAGCTTAAAGGAAACAGGCCTGGTACCGGCGCGGGGGTGGCAGCGGGTTGTTATTGAGAAACCCTTCGGCCATGACCTGCCTTCGGCGGCAGAATTAAACCGCCAGCTCCGGGCGGCTTTCAGCGAGGAAGAGATTTACCGCATCGACCATTACCTGGGGAAAGAAATGATCCAGAACATCATGGTCATCCGCTTTGCCAATACCTTTTTTGAACCGGTCTGGAATAATAAATATATCGACCACGTCCAGATTACTTCGGCGGAAACGGTGGGCGTGGCGGACCGGGGCGGCTATTACGACAGGGCCGGGGCCCTGCGGGACATGGTCCAGAACCACCTCCTGCAGCTGGTGACCCTGGTGGCCATGGAACCGCCGGCCAGCCTGGCCACGGAAGCTATCCGCGATGAAAAGGTAAAGGTGCTGCGCTCTTTGAAACCCCTGGACGCGGCGGCAGTCAGCAGGAACGTCATCCGCGGCCAGTACGGTGGCGGGGAGATAGATGGGCAGGTGGTACCGCCTTACCGCCGGGAAAAGGAAGTGGCCTCTGATTCCACGACGGAAACATTTGTTGCTTTAAAGCTTTTCATCGAAAACTTCCGCTGGGCCGGCGTGCCCTTTTACCTGCGTACAGGCAAGCGCCTGCCGGTGAAAGTGACGGAAATTATCCTCCAGTTTAAATCCCTGCCGGATATCCTGTATTTTAAGGAATACGGCGAATTACGCCCCAATCTCCTGGTCATCCGCGTCCAGCCCCTGGAGGGTGTCTACGTCCAGCTCAATGCCAAGCGGCCGGGGAATAATAATTACATTGTACCCATCCGCCTGGACTTTTGCCAGAACTGTGAGGTGGGCGTCAACTCCCCCGAGGCTTACGAGCGCCTGCTTTATGATGTAATGCGGGGGGACCCCACCCTTTTCACCCGCTGGGATGAGGTGGAGGCGGCTTGGCGGTTTGTGGACCCCATTGCCGCTGCCTGGACGGCGAGGCCGCCCCTCTTTCCCAATTACGCCGCCGGCCAGTGGGGACCACCGGCGGCGAGGGAGCTCTTAATCCGGGACGGCCGCCACTGGTGGCAGGAAGATGAATTGCTGCCGGAACGTGGGTAG
- a CDS encoding FGGY-family carbohydrate kinase produces the protein MSLALKYRWVLEKLEGILGKKLPVIHMVGGGTQNEFLCRFTASATGRPVVAGPVEATAAGSLLVQAMAMGAVASLAEGREIVRRSFALKTYEAEKAGEWEDKYGEFVKLLAW, from the coding sequence GTGAGCCTGGCCTTAAAATACCGCTGGGTGCTGGAAAAGCTGGAGGGTATCCTGGGGAAAAAACTGCCGGTCATCCACATGGTGGGCGGTGGTACGCAGAACGAGTTCCTCTGCCGGTTTACCGCCAGCGCCACCGGACGCCCGGTGGTGGCCGGCCCGGTGGAAGCCACGGCCGCCGGCAGCCTCCTGGTCCAGGCCATGGCTATGGGTGCAGTGGCAAGCCTGGCTGAGGGGCGGGAGATAGTGCGCCGTTCCTTTGCCCTGAAAACTTATGAAGCGGAAAAGGCGGGGGAATGGGAAGATAAGTATGGAGAATTTGTTAAGCTGCTGGCATGGTAG
- a CDS encoding RNA-guided endonuclease InsQ/TnpB family protein has product MSQLQRNTTAKKSKGQTQGDVLVEKIPLKLKPTEETLARDIQRESARVWNTVMTIHRLFWFKYGVWIDEAMMKEFLKGRFNVHSQDVQAIIETYYECWERTRKLHEEGHPEWRYPWRLKRFFTSTWKVTGITVEDKNLRLSNGWKKPPLKVKLPARLKGMAIKQVQLVWRRNGYWLHVAVVKPALEKVQGDAVAAVDPGEVHALTLTDGQEALVINGRHLRSLRRLRNKTLRKFQKAISRTKKGSNRRRKLLAAKYRFLNWIGAQISHAEHAVTKMAADWCLERGIKKVYLGDPQGVREQDCGRHHNQRMSQWSFGRLRELLEYKLKRHGITLEKIEERGTSGTCPLCGKYTKQTGRVYQCGNMECGFSGMHRDVLGATGILDLAVNGRFTPGRKLPEIVSYAWPAVLAPVQVSKMKAA; this is encoded by the coding sequence ATGAGCCAGTTGCAACGCAATACCACAGCCAAGAAAAGCAAAGGGCAAACGCAAGGTGACGTGCTGGTAGAAAAAATACCCCTTAAGTTAAAACCTACAGAAGAAACATTGGCCAGGGACATCCAGAGAGAATCTGCCAGGGTTTGGAACACCGTCATGACCATCCACCGCTTATTCTGGTTCAAATACGGCGTCTGGATAGATGAAGCCATGATGAAAGAGTTCCTTAAAGGAAGGTTCAACGTCCATTCTCAGGACGTGCAGGCCATTATTGAGACCTACTACGAATGCTGGGAAAGGACGAGGAAGCTTCACGAAGAAGGGCATCCAGAGTGGCGCTATCCCTGGCGGCTGAAGCGTTTTTTCACCTCCACGTGGAAAGTGACCGGTATCACCGTAGAAGACAAAAACTTAAGGCTGTCCAACGGCTGGAAGAAACCGCCGCTTAAAGTAAAACTGCCGGCCAGGCTGAAAGGAATGGCAATCAAACAGGTCCAGCTCGTTTGGCGCCGCAACGGCTACTGGCTGCATGTAGCGGTAGTTAAGCCCGCCCTGGAGAAAGTCCAGGGGGACGCTGTAGCAGCCGTAGACCCAGGCGAAGTCCATGCCTTAACCCTGACCGACGGGCAGGAAGCCCTGGTCATCAACGGCCGGCATTTGCGTTCCCTGCGCCGCCTGCGCAACAAAACCTTGAGGAAGTTTCAAAAGGCCATTTCCCGCACTAAAAAAGGCTCCAACCGTCGCAGGAAACTCCTGGCGGCCAAGTACCGCTTTTTAAATTGGATTGGAGCCCAAATATCCCACGCCGAACATGCCGTCACGAAAATGGCGGCAGACTGGTGCCTGGAACGCGGGATAAAGAAGGTTTACCTCGGCGATCCCCAGGGTGTAAGGGAACAGGACTGCGGCCGGCACCACAACCAGCGGATGAGCCAGTGGAGCTTCGGCCGGCTGCGGGAGTTGCTGGAATATAAGCTCAAGCGGCACGGCATCACTCTGGAGAAAATCGAAGAACGGGGCACTTCCGGCACCTGCCCGCTATGCGGCAAGTATACAAAGCAGACCGGCCGCGTTTACCAATGCGGTAATATGGAATGTGGTTTTAGCGGGATGCACCGCGACGTGCTAGGCGCTACGGGAATACTGGACTTAGCAGTAAACGGCCGGTTCACCCCGGGCCGCAAGTTACCGGAGATAGTGTCTTACGCGTGGCCTGCGGTATTAGCCCCAGTACAGGTCAGCAAGATGAAAGCCGCATAA
- a CDS encoding AbrB/MazE/SpoVT family DNA-binding domain-containing protein, with amino-acid sequence MYKITVSQKGQIVIPLEIRKNYGLKKGDQLAVEDNNGIITLRPLPKNPVLELRGKYKSSNPVDRLTTVLIKERSAERSRERR; translated from the coding sequence GTGTATAAAATAACCGTTTCCCAGAAAGGACAGATTGTTATTCCCCTGGAAATACGTAAAAATTATGGTTTAAAAAAAGGCGACCAGCTGGCGGTGGAAGATAATAACGGTATTATAACCCTGCGACCTCTTCCCAAGAACCCCGTCCTCGAGCTGCGAGGTAAATATAAAAGTAGCAATCCCGTCGATAGGCTTACTACAGTTTTAATAAAAGAAAGATCTGCTGAGCGATCCCGGGAAAGGCGATAA
- a CDS encoding EutN/CcmL family microcompartment protein, translated as MLIAEVTGTVVATRKHESLTGSKLLLIRPLQGSRRGETLVAVDTVGAGKGELVLVATGSAARLGLNVPQAPVDLAIVGIIDQVEGDIKGLPR; from the coding sequence ATGCTGATTGCCGAAGTAACCGGAACGGTGGTCGCTACCCGTAAACATGAAAGCCTCACCGGCAGCAAGCTCCTCCTCATCCGTCCCCTCCAGGGCAGCCGCCGGGGCGAGACCCTGGTGGCCGTGGATACCGTCGGTGCCGGCAAGGGAGAACTGGTACTGGTAGCCACCGGGAGTGCCGCCCGCCTGGGCCTCAATGTACCCCAGGCCCCGGTGGACCTGGCCATTGTGGGCATTATCGACCAGGTGGAGGGAGACATCAAGGGGCTGCCACGCTAG
- a CDS encoding BMC domain-containing protein gives MGIAVGLIELKSLARGIMVADSCLKAAPVELKIRTTCPGKSLIILSGEISAVTSAVEHGVTTGGVTVVSSLILGNLHPGVLSGLAGVAAVTPKGALGVLETFSVTAAIKAADTAAKAALVELLDIRPAYGLGGKGVVILTGSVGAVRAAVNAATLPLKEKGELVDAVVIPSPHPEVWEQLA, from the coding sequence ATGGGTATCGCCGTTGGACTCATCGAACTCAAGAGCCTGGCGCGGGGGATAATGGTGGCCGACAGCTGCCTTAAAGCCGCGCCGGTAGAACTGAAAATACGCACTACCTGCCCCGGTAAAAGCCTGATTATCTTAAGCGGCGAGATCAGCGCCGTGACGAGCGCCGTAGAACATGGGGTCACCACCGGCGGGGTAACGGTCGTGAGCAGCTTAATTCTGGGCAACCTCCATCCCGGAGTCCTGTCGGGCCTGGCCGGGGTAGCCGCAGTAACCCCTAAAGGCGCCCTGGGAGTCCTCGAAACCTTCAGCGTCACGGCCGCCATCAAGGCTGCCGACACCGCCGCCAAGGCCGCCCTTGTCGAGCTCCTGGACATCCGCCCCGCCTACGGGCTGGGGGGCAAGGGGGTGGTCATCTTGACAGGCAGCGTCGGCGCCGTCCGGGCCGCCGTAAACGCCGCCACCCTGCCCCTCAAAGAAAAAGGGGAACTCGTGGATGCGGTTGTTATCCCCTCTCCTCACCCTGAAGTCTGGGAGCAACTAGCGTAA
- a CDS encoding DUF4258 domain-containing protein: MDLGQIQETIIKGNWVMSCHARQRTGQRCISATDMIVALLTGEILEDYPEDPRGPSCLVLGHIPDGRSIHIVCSLDNDGTLIIITVYIPEPPKWINERSRGNAGGNKDD; encoded by the coding sequence ATGGATTTAGGCCAGATACAGGAGACGATCATTAAGGGTAACTGGGTAATGAGCTGTCATGCCAGGCAGCGTACCGGGCAACGATGTATATCGGCTACAGATATGATAGTAGCCTTATTGACAGGAGAGATCCTGGAGGATTACCCTGAGGATCCCCGGGGACCAAGTTGCCTGGTGCTAGGTCATATTCCCGATGGGCGATCTATTCATATAGTCTGTTCTCTGGATAACGATGGGACGTTAATCATAATCACTGTTTATATCCCGGAGCCACCAAAATGGATAAATGAAAGAAGTCGGGGTAACGCAGGAGGAAATAAAGATGACTAA